The sequence below is a genomic window from Shinella sp. PSBB067.
GCCCTGCTGGTGGTGCCGGTGGCAGCCTCCAGTCTTCTCGGCACACCGGCCGCCCAAGCCGCCGCGGCGGCGCCGGACACTCTTAATTCCACGCTCGCCCAGGGCTCCTTCGCGCCGATCGTCGCGGTCGACAAGCCCGCCGTCGTCACCATCACGACGACGTTGAAGGCTGAGAACGCATCTGCGGACGGCGTCTCCCCGTTCGGAGACGACACGCCCTTCGACCAGCAGTTCCGCGATTTCTTCGGCGAGCGCAAGGCGCCGATGCCGCAGCAGCGGCCCCAGGAGAAGGCCGAGGCGCTCGGCTCCGGTTTCGTTCTGACAAGCGACGGCTATATCGTCACGAACAACCACGTCATCGACAAGGCCAGCACGATCAAGGTGACGCTGGACGACGGCACGGAGCTGCCGGCCAAGCTCGTCGGCACGGATCCGAAGTCGGACCTTGCCGTCGTGAAGATCGACAGCGGCAAGCCGCTCGCCACGATCGGCTGGGGCGATTCGGACAGGCTGCGCGCCGGCGATCCGATCCTTGCCATCGGCAATCCCTTCGGCATCGGCACGACGGTGACGGCCGGCATCGTCTCGGCGCGCGGCCGCGACCTGCACAGCGGTCCCTATGACGATTTCATCCAGATCGACGCGCCGATCAACCGGGGCAATTCCGGTGGCCCGCTCGTCGGCCTCGACGGAAAGGTCGTCGGCATCAACACCGCGATCTATTCGCCGAACGGCGGCAGCGTGGGCGTCGGCTTCGCCATCCCGTCCGATCAGGCCGAGGGCATCGTCGCCAAGCTGATGAAGAACGGCTCGATCGAGCACGGCTTCATCGGCGTGCAGATCCAGCCGGTGACATCCGATGTCGCCGACGCCATCGGGCTGGCCAAGCCGGCCGGCGCGCTGGTGGCCAGGGTCGATGACGGCACCCCCGCCGCCCTCGCCGGCGTCAGGCCCGGCGACGTCATCACGGCGCTCGGCGGCAAGGCGGTGACCTCGCCGCGGGACCTCTCGCGCATGGTCGCCGACCTCGCGCCCGGCGCCCGGGAAGGCCTTACAGTCTGGCGCGGGGGCGCTGACAAGGACCTTTCGATCGTCGTCGGCACCAATGACGCGGGCGACAACCCGGTGGTCGCCGATGCGGGCGGCGCACCCGGCGGAGACGCGGCCCAGCGCGTGCCGACAATCGGCGTGCAACTCGGCGACCTCACGGCGGACCTGCGGGACTCGCTCGGCCTGCCGGGCGGGGAGCGCGGCGCCGTCGTCGAAGGCGTCAATCCGGACAAGCCCGCGGCCGATGCCGGCCTCCAGCCGGGCGACGTCATCCTCTCGGTGAACCAGAAGCCGGTCACCTCGGCCAGGGAGGCGAAAACGGCCGTTGCGGAAGCCGGCAAGGCGGGCCGCAAGGCCGTGCTGCTTCTGGTACAGCGCCAGGACGAGCAGACCTTCGTGACCGTGCCCTTCGCGGCCGGCTGATCCCGCCCGCCCCTCCTGCCTCCGCCGCCGTCCGGTTTTCGCCGGGCGGCGGTTTTGCATGATGCCGGGGATAGTCGGCAGTCGTGCGCGGGTTGACTTGCGGGAGCATTTACGTTGATATCAATTCATTGACTTACCGCCCCGCGGACACGTGCGGATGGCAGGGACAAGGAGGAGACCACCATGAAGATCGTGACCAGCCTGAGCTTCCAGGGGCAATGCCGGGAGGCGTTCGAATTCTATGCGCAGGTGCTCGGCGGCAAGATCACCGCGGCATTCCCCTATGGCGAGGGGCCGCCGGACATGCCGCTCAGCGACCCGAAATACAGGGACTGGCTGATGCATTGCTGGCTGGAGGTCGGCGACCAGGCGCTGATGGGCGCAGACATGGATTCGGCCTGGGCGCCCAACGTCGGAAAACCGAAAAACGGTTTCGACGTGACGCTGCACACGACGGACAAGGCCGAGGCGAAGCGCTGGTTCGATGCGCTGTCCGAAGGCGGCAAGGCCGTCATGCCGTTCGGCGAGACCTTCTGGTCGCCCGGTTTCGGATCGCTGGTCGACAGGTTCGGCGTGCCGTGGTTGATCAACAGCATCCCGCCGGCCGACTGGCGCCCGCAGGGCTGAGGCATCGGCTGACGGCTCGCCTCAGCTCCGGTCTCCCGAGCCGTGTTGCGACATGCCCATATGCAGCAGGGTTCCGGCGATCAACCCGGCAAGGCCGCCCGCCGCCTTCACCGCGGCGTCCATCAATTGCGGGTGCCGCGTGGGGGAGAGGTACTGGAAGAATTCCGCCCCGCCGGCCACCAGAACCACCAGGGCAGCGACCGCCCAGCGGTGGCGCGGATAGGCGAAGACGAACAGGGCTGACAGAACGGCATAGGCGGCGGCCCGGTCGAAATTGGTCGATACGAGGTCGCGCGGCCTGTAGCCGATCGGCGAGACCGTGACGAAGACGATGGCGGCCAGCGCCAGCCATGCGCCGATACGGAAAAGGCGGATTGTCATCGTCGTCTGCCCAGTTCTAGTCCAGCAAGTGCGCAGCGGTTCTGCATCTGCAATTGCGTCAAAATGAAGAAGCGGGCGCGTCCGGCGCCCGCGTCGCAAGTCACCCCCGTCCGAACTCGTCCTCGATGCGGATGATGTCGTCCTCGCCGAGATAGGACCCGGTCTGGACCTCGATGAGTTCGAGCAGGATCTTGCCGGGATTGGCAAGGCGGTGCAGCTCGCCCTGGGGGATGTAGACGGATTCGTTCTCGCGCAGCGGGATCGTCCTGTCGCCGATCGTCACCTCCGCCGTGCCGCGCACCACGATCCAGTGCTCCGAGCGGTGGTGGTGCTTCTGCAGCGACAGCCGCTTGCCCGGCGTCACGAAGAGGCGCTTGACCTGGAAGCGCTCGCCGTTCAGCACCGACGTATAGCCGCCCCACGGACGGTAGGCCGTCGGATGCGCCTGCGTCAGCTTCGCCGTCTTCGGCAGCGCGGCGAGATGCCTGACGAGGCTGCCGACATTCTGGCTGTCCTCCAGCCGCCCGACATAGACCGCATCCTCGCTGGCGACGACCGCAATGTTGTCGAGGCCCTGCACGGCGACATGGATGTCGCGCGAGATGACCAGCGAGTTGCGCGTGTCGAGCACCGTCGTGCTGCCGTCGGCGACGTTGCCGTCCGCGTCCTGCCGGCCGGTCTTCCAGACCGAATCCCAGCTTCCAAGGTCCGACCAGCCGATCGGCGAGGGCACGACGGCGGCGATCGGCGTCTTCTCGAAGATCGCATAGTCGACGGAGATGTCGGGCGCGCGGGCGAAGGCGGCCTCGTCGAGCCGCTCGAAGTCGAGGTCGTGCTGCGCCTTGGCGACCGCCTCACCAGCAGCATTCAGCACGTCGGGCGCATATTGCTGCAACTCGCGCAGGAAGAGGCCGACCGGCAGCATGAACATGCCGGAGTTCCAGAGATAGCCGCCGGTCTCCAGCATGGCGGCGGCGGTCTCGCGGTCGGGCTTCTCGACGAAGCGGCGCACCGCATGGGCGCCGTTGCCGAGGTCCTCGCCGGTCTCGATATAGCCGTAGCCGGTGGCCGGCTCCGTCGGGGTGATGCCGAAGGTGACGAGGCGGCCGGCGCGGGCGGCGCTCGCGGCTTTGGCGATGCAGTCGAGATAGGTGTCGTCGGCGTCGATCTCGTGGTCGGAGGCGAGCACCTGCATGATCGCCTCGTTGCCGTGGAGGCGGGCGACGAGGGCCGCGGCGGCGGCAAGGGCCGGGGCGGTGTTGCGCGCGACGGGCTCGAGCAGGATGGCGGTGAGGTCGACGCCGGCGGCGCGGGCCTGCTCGGCGACGAGGAAGCGGAAGTCGTTGTTGGTGACGACGACGGGCGGGGCGTAGAGCGCCTTGTCGGCAACGCGCGCCAGCGACTTCTGGAAGAGCGTCGTCTCGCCGAGGAACTCCAGGAACTGCTTGGGCGCCGAGGCGCGAGACAGCGGCCAAAGCCGCGTCCCTTTGCCGCCGGCCATGATCACGGGTACGATCTTCATGCTCATCCATTCCATCCTGATGCTGGAGCGGGCAATGCCGGCCGGGAGGAGCAGTCTCTGCCCGATCCTGCGTTCTACCGCGTTACGTAGCGCCAGGCGAGCACCTGGGTGCGAATGCCGCGGCCGCCTTCATGGTGCCCGGCATTCCGCCACAATCTCGAACCGCCTCGCTCCGTCAGAAGCTCGGCTGCTTCTGCCGCAAGGCATTGCGCATTCGATAGAGCGCCGCGACGGGTGAAGGGAACGGGCGGCGGATGAAGGCGGCCTTCTTCACATAGTCGTCGATGCGCCAGGTCGCCCAGGTGCGGGCGGCGAAATAGCCCATGTCCCCGGCCCGCAACGTATAGGACGTCCCGTCCTCGTCGGTGATATGAACCTCGCCTTCGAGGATGACGACCGTCTCGTCCCAATGGAAATACCAGCGGAAGGTGCCGGCGGTGCAATCCCACAGGGCGGAGAACGCGGAATCGTCCGCGCTGCGCACATGGTCGGCCGCGCGCGCCCTCGGCGCGCCTTCGAGAATCCAGTCCGGCTCGATCGGGGCATCCCGCATCGCAAGGTCCGGCGCACGCTTGCACACCGTTCTCACACGCTGCCGCGCGAAGGGACTGTCCGACGTGCGGCGTACGGCAAGCGCGACGGCACCTGCCACGAGTAGCTTCAAAACCAAGATTTTCGCTCCATTCCACTCAAACCCTGGCGGCAACATAGGCGGCAAGGATGAGAAGCCGGTTGAAAAATCCGTTAGACATTTAACGGCTGCATGAAGTTTGCACGCTGAGGATGCGGTTCCAGCGGATTGTGTCTCACTTCGGGATGGATCGCCGCCCTGCATGACGGGACGTGAAACCAACGGCAGCAGGAGGGACGCGGGCGGGATTTAAGCAAAGATTCACGGCGCTGTGCTTTGGTCGTTTCCTGATGGACCCGTGCTGCGTGCGGGCGGCCTTCAAAGGACGCGAAATGGACTTCATACCCGTCATTCTGTTCTGGGTACTGCTGCTCGTCGGAATGGCAAGCCGGGGGCCGTTCATCTTCTATCTGCTGTTCGGCTCGATGTCCTTTGGCTCCTTCGCGGTCATCCCGCCGGAGATCACGCAGGGCCTGAGCTTCACCCCTCCCCCGATCGTCGCCCTCGCCATCGTCTTCATCTATGCCGGTGGGGCGAACGGCCTGTCGCGGATGCTGGACATCGCTCTGAGGCCGTCCCAGTGCCTGCTGCTGTTCCTGTTCTGGCTCGTCGCCGTCTGGGTCACGCTGTTCATGCCGCGGATCTTCGCGGGCCATGTGACGATCATCCCGATGCGGCTGGAGGAATGGACCAGCGGCATTCCGCTCTATCCCACGCAGCAGAACATCTCGCAGCTCATGTACCTGACGATCTCGATCGTGACGGTGCTCGCCTGTGCGCTGGCCTTCCGTTCGGCGCCTGCGCGCCAGCACCTCCTCTCCGCCCTGTGCGTCGGCGGGTGCCTCGTCGTGCTGACGGGCATTGTCGACCTGGCGGGCCTCGGCCCCTATCTCGACATGTTCCGCACCGCCCAATATTCCTATCTGACGGATGTCGACATTGCCGACGTCAAGCGCGTCGTGGGCCTGATGCCGGAAGCCTCGACCTACGGGTCGCTGGCGGTGTCGTTCCTCTCGGCGATCTATTTCTTCCGCCGTGCGATCGCCGCGCCCTGGCTGCGGCTCTACGGCGCGCCCTTCCTCATCGTGCTGCTGACGTTCTTCTCGCTGCTTTCGACCTCGTCCGCGGCCTATGCGGGCATCGCCGTCTTCGGCTGCGTGGCCGCTGCCGAATGGTTCTGGCGCCTTTTGACGGCGGGCAAGGGAAGCGTGGCGCGGGAGGGGCTGGTGGTGGAGTTCTGGGCAGTCCTTCTGGGCTTCGGCGCCGTCTATCTGCTGGCGCTCGTCTATCCCAAGGCCTTCGATCCGTTCCTGAAGCTGATCGACACGATCATCTTCCAGAAGACCGCCTCGGACTCCTACGAGGAGCGCAGCATGTGGACGGCGGTTTCCCTGCAGGCGCTGTGGGATACCTGGGGGCTCGGCGTCGGCATGGGTGCGACCCGCGCCTCGAACGGGATCGTCGCCGTGTTCAGCAACAGCGGCGTCGTCGGCGGGCTGCTCTATTACGGCTTCATGCTCCAGACCTTCCTGCGCCGCGCGCGGCCGGGCGATGCGACCGGTGCGGCCATCCTCAACGCCGTGCGCTTCTACATGCCGCCCGTGCTCATCATGGCGACGCTGGTCGGCACGTCAGCCGATTTCGGCATCATGAACGCCTGCATCTATGCCCTCGCGGCGGCGACCGCTTGGCCGGTTCCCGCGCGGGCCCTGCCCGCCCATTCCCTGTCCTTCGCCTATCCGGAAAGGCCTCGCCCATGACTGCCGCCGATGGCGCTTCCCTCTCCGCGCGGACGATCCGGGCCGGAATCTGGACCGTCGGAGCGCGGCTGTCCTCCCGCCTGATCGATTTCGCGGTCCTGCTCGTCCTCGCCCGCCTGCTGGGGCCGGCCGACTTCGGCCTGGTGGCGACGGCGATGACCGTCATCTACATCGTCGAAGCCATCCTGGAACTGCCGCTGACATTCGTCCTCGTCCGCCTGCCGCAGGTGACGGACCGCATGTATGACACGGCCTTCACGCTGGGCCTGATCCGCGGCCTTCTCGTCGCCGGCCTGATGGCCGCGCTGTCGTGGCCGCTCGCCTCCCTTTACGGCGACCCGCGCCTGATGCCGCTCATCTGCACCCTGGCGCTCGCGCCCGCGGCCCGCGGCCTGATCAGCCCTCGCATGGTGATCTTCGAGAAGGCGCTGGATTTCCGCCGCAAGGGCGCGCTCGAACTTCTCGGCAAGGCCGCCGCGGGCGCCATCGCCATTTTCATCGCCGTGAGCACGGGAAATTATTGGGCCGTGGCGGCCGGCACGATCTCCGCGCCGGTCGTGATGATGATCGTCTCCTACGTGATGGCGCCCATGCGCCCGCGCCTCTCGCTGGCCGATTGGCCGATCTTCTCCAACATGACGGGCTGGAACTTCCTGTCGCAGATCGTCTCGGCGCTCAACTGGCAGGTCGACCGCCTCATCCTGCCCATCTATATCGACGTCACCTCCTTCGGGCGCTTCACGACGGCCAACGACATCGCGGGGCTGCCCTTCCAGGCGATCGTCCAGCCGACGGCGGTCCCGCTGTTTTCGGCGCTGGTCAATGCGCGCGAGAAGGGCAGCCTGGTCGGCGCCTATCTCAAGGCCTGCTCCGGCATCGTCATGCTGATGGCGCCGGTGATGTGCTTCATCGCGCTGATGGCCGGCCCGGTGATCCATATCCTGCTCGGGCCTGCCTGGGCGAGTGGCGCCCCCATCCTCGCGGGTGTCGCCCTGACGAGCCTCTTCGTCCTGCCGACCGTTCCCATGTCCGCGCTGGTGCTGGTGCTGGACCGGCCCCGCCTCGTGGCTTTCCGCTCGCTGGTCGAACTGGCGGCGCGCGTGCCGCTCACCGTGGTCGGCATCATCTTCTACGGGATTTCCGGCGCCATCGCCGCGAAGGCGGGCGCGGGCGTGGCGCTGCTGCTGATGACGCTCTACTCGGTGCGATCCGTCGCCGGCATCCCGATCCGCGACCAGCTCCGCAGCAGCCTTTATCCCATGGTCGCGCTCGTTCCCGCCGTCGCGTTCCTTTATGGCGTGCCCGATCTCACGCAGTCCGGCCCCTACCTCTACCCGGCCATCGCGGTCGTCGGCCTCGTCTACGGCATGCTCTATGTCGCGGGATTGTACGGGCTTTGGTGGGTGACGGGGCGGCCCGACGGGCTCGAATCCTATCTCGCCGGCAAGGCAACGGCCTATTTCCGGCGGTAACGGGAGGCCTTTCGGCCCCTACATGTCGAGGATGTTGCGCGGGTCGAGCCGGCCGGTAAAGAAGTCGCGCAGGGCAAGGACGTTGCCGTGCAGCCGGCCGCGACGGTCGACCCAGGGTTCCGGGTTGAAGCTGCGGACGAGGTTGGAGGCAAAATTCCTGATGCTGCCGCCCCAGGCCTGATACCAGAACATGTTGCCTTTCCGCTGGATATAGATCCGGTTGGCGATCTGCGAATAGCCGAGCCGCTTGCCGGGGCTTCTGCCGGCCTTCTTGGTTCCAAGATGCACGCCGCGCAACTGGTCGGCCTGCACGATCCTGCCATAGGCGGCAAGCTGCCGGGAGAAGTCGAGGTCCTCCAGCCAGGCGTAGAACGGCAGGTTCTCGTCGAAGCGGATGGCATGTTCGCGCACCGGCGCAAGGCGGATGGCCATGTTGCAGCCGTAGCCGTTGAATGTCGGCGAGATGGCGGGCGGGCGGCGAAGTACATCCGCCTCCAGCAGCCTGCGGCCTTCGTCGAATTCCAGCCCCGCGCCGCGCGCGCCGTCCGCGATGACGTATCCGGTGGCGACCATGATGTCCGGATTGCCCGCAAACAGCTTCTCGACTTCCGTAAGGAAATTCGCGGCAGGCAGGAAATCGTCGTCGAAGAAGACGACGACGTCGGCCCTGGAGGCCGCGATCATCACGTTGCGTTGATGCGGCAGGCCGACCGGGCCCGGCAGGATCTCGATGCTCCCGTCGTAGGCGGACAGCGCTTCGACGTCCACGTCGTCCGGGCGCGACGGGCAGACGAAGAACTCGTCGGGCTTGCGCTCCTGGTTGTTGAGGAACGTGATGGTCTGCGTCAGAATATCCCGGCGTCCCGCCGTGGCTATGGCGACGGCTATGGTCAGGCCGTCCTTGCGCATGTTCATGTCCGGTCCTTGTTCACTCGAGGCATTGCAGGGTTCGCGCGATTGCTAGAGCATTTCCGCTTTTCTTCGAAACGCGAAAACGCTCTATCCTTTTGTTTCTACGCAATTCCGGACGCAAAACCGCTGCGCACTTTTGCTGGAATTGCTCTAGACGAAGCGGCCGCCGCTTTCGGCGTTCCACCTGTCGATGGCAGAGGGAAGCCTTCCCCGCGTCGCCTCGCCCACCGTCTCCAGCCAGCCGGGCACCACGTCCGTCGAGCGCACGAGCTTCATGACGCGGTCGGGATGGATGCCGAGGCCCATGACGGAGAAGGGGCGCAGGAGCGTCGCGGCCAGCGTCACCACGCCGCGCGGCACGAGGAAGGTCCTGGCGCCGCGCATGTGCTGCGCGCGGAACGCCTCGACGATCTGTTCGAGCGTATAGCGATCGGGATAGCAGCCGTTGAAGAGGACGAGACGCTCTTCTCGCCGGGTGGCGAGCTCGATGGCGTCCAGCAGGTCCCCGACATAGAAGCAGGCCTTGATCGTATCCTTGCGGCCGGGATAGACGAAGAAGCCCTTCTTCAGCAGCTTCGCCATGCGCGTGAAGTTGCCGCCTTCGCCGGGACCGAAGATGACGGCGGGGCGGCATATGACGAGGCGGCGGCTGTCGTCCTCCTCCAGCCATGCCGTCTGGATGCGCTCGGCCATGTATTTCGACCAGCCATAGGGCGATTCCGGCGCTGGCCTGGAGTCCTCGCGCTTGGTCTCCTCCCCCGGGCCGTAGACGGAGATGGAGCTGGTGAACACGATGTCGCGGATGTCGAAGCGCCGTGCAAGCGCCGTGATCGACGTCGCGCCGAGGATGTTCGTCTCGTAGTATTCGTGCGCGGGATGCCCCGGCGTCGTGTGAACGGCCGCGAGATTGTAGATGCGGTCGATGCGCATGCCGGGGTCGAAGGCC
It includes:
- a CDS encoding DegQ family serine endoprotease; translated protein: MTRILEKHRVAALLGVALLVVPVAASSLLGTPAAQAAAAAPDTLNSTLAQGSFAPIVAVDKPAVVTITTTLKAENASADGVSPFGDDTPFDQQFRDFFGERKAPMPQQRPQEKAEALGSGFVLTSDGYIVTNNHVIDKASTIKVTLDDGTELPAKLVGTDPKSDLAVVKIDSGKPLATIGWGDSDRLRAGDPILAIGNPFGIGTTVTAGIVSARGRDLHSGPYDDFIQIDAPINRGNSGGPLVGLDGKVVGINTAIYSPNGGSVGVGFAIPSDQAEGIVAKLMKNGSIEHGFIGVQIQPVTSDVADAIGLAKPAGALVARVDDGTPAALAGVRPGDVITALGGKAVTSPRDLSRMVADLAPGAREGLTVWRGGADKDLSIVVGTNDAGDNPVVADAGGAPGGDAAQRVPTIGVQLGDLTADLRDSLGLPGGERGAVVEGVNPDKPAADAGLQPGDVILSVNQKPVTSAREAKTAVAEAGKAGRKAVLLLVQRQDEQTFVTVPFAAG
- a CDS encoding VOC family protein, whose amino-acid sequence is MKIVTSLSFQGQCREAFEFYAQVLGGKITAAFPYGEGPPDMPLSDPKYRDWLMHCWLEVGDQALMGADMDSAWAPNVGKPKNGFDVTLHTTDKAEAKRWFDALSEGGKAVMPFGETFWSPGFGSLVDRFGVPWLINSIPPADWRPQG
- a CDS encoding VanZ family protein is translated as MTIRLFRIGAWLALAAIVFVTVSPIGYRPRDLVSTNFDRAAAYAVLSALFVFAYPRHRWAVAALVVLVAGGAEFFQYLSPTRHPQLMDAAVKAAGGLAGLIAGTLLHMGMSQHGSGDRS
- a CDS encoding mannose-1-phosphate guanylyltransferase/mannose-6-phosphate isomerase, which translates into the protein MSMKIVPVIMAGGKGTRLWPLSRASAPKQFLEFLGETTLFQKSLARVADKALYAPPVVVTNNDFRFLVAEQARAAGVDLTAILLEPVARNTAPALAAAAALVARLHGNEAIMQVLASDHEIDADDTYLDCIAKAASAARAGRLVTFGITPTEPATGYGYIETGEDLGNGAHAVRRFVEKPDRETAAAMLETGGYLWNSGMFMLPVGLFLRELQQYAPDVLNAAGEAVAKAQHDLDFERLDEAAFARAPDISVDYAIFEKTPIAAVVPSPIGWSDLGSWDSVWKTGRQDADGNVADGSTTVLDTRNSLVISRDIHVAVQGLDNIAVVASEDAVYVGRLEDSQNVGSLVRHLAALPKTAKLTQAHPTAYRPWGGYTSVLNGERFQVKRLFVTPGKRLSLQKHHHRSEHWIVVRGTAEVTIGDRTIPLRENESVYIPQGELHRLANPGKILLELIEVQTGSYLGEDDIIRIEDEFGRG
- a CDS encoding cupin domain-containing protein, whose translation is MVLKLLVAGAVALAVRRTSDSPFARQRVRTVCKRAPDLAMRDAPIEPDWILEGAPRARAADHVRSADDSAFSALWDCTAGTFRWYFHWDETVVILEGEVHITDEDGTSYTLRAGDMGYFAARTWATWRIDDYVKKAAFIRRPFPSPVAALYRMRNALRQKQPSF
- a CDS encoding oligosaccharide flippase family protein; amino-acid sequence: MTAADGASLSARTIRAGIWTVGARLSSRLIDFAVLLVLARLLGPADFGLVATAMTVIYIVEAILELPLTFVLVRLPQVTDRMYDTAFTLGLIRGLLVAGLMAALSWPLASLYGDPRLMPLICTLALAPAARGLISPRMVIFEKALDFRRKGALELLGKAAAGAIAIFIAVSTGNYWAVAAGTISAPVVMMIVSYVMAPMRPRLSLADWPIFSNMTGWNFLSQIVSALNWQVDRLILPIYIDVTSFGRFTTANDIAGLPFQAIVQPTAVPLFSALVNAREKGSLVGAYLKACSGIVMLMAPVMCFIALMAGPVIHILLGPAWASGAPILAGVALTSLFVLPTVPMSALVLVLDRPRLVAFRSLVELAARVPLTVVGIIFYGISGAIAAKAGAGVALLLMTLYSVRSVAGIPIRDQLRSSLYPMVALVPAVAFLYGVPDLTQSGPYLYPAIAVVGLVYGMLYVAGLYGLWWVTGRPDGLESYLAGKATAYFRR
- a CDS encoding glycosyltransferase family 2 protein, producing MNMRKDGLTIAVAIATAGRRDILTQTITFLNNQERKPDEFFVCPSRPDDVDVEALSAYDGSIEILPGPVGLPHQRNVMIAASRADVVVFFDDDFLPAANFLTEVEKLFAGNPDIMVATGYVIADGARGAGLEFDEGRRLLEADVLRRPPAISPTFNGYGCNMAIRLAPVREHAIRFDENLPFYAWLEDLDFSRQLAAYGRIVQADQLRGVHLGTKKAGRSPGKRLGYSQIANRIYIQRKGNMFWYQAWGGSIRNFASNLVRSFNPEPWVDRRGRLHGNVLALRDFFTGRLDPRNILDM
- a CDS encoding NAD(P)-dependent oxidoreductase, whose protein sequence is MVGETPRNDVVFGGSGFIGTHLVRRLAGEGHRVVSVDIRPPRERLDGVTYLTGDVRDLAAFDPGMRIDRIYNLAAVHTTPGHPAHEYYETNILGATSITALARRFDIRDIVFTSSISVYGPGEETKREDSRPAPESPYGWSKYMAERIQTAWLEEDDSRRLVICRPAVIFGPGEGGNFTRMAKLLKKGFFVYPGRKDTIKACFYVGDLLDAIELATRREERLVLFNGCYPDRYTLEQIVEAFRAQHMRGARTFLVPRGVVTLAATLLRPFSVMGLGIHPDRVMKLVRSTDVVPGWLETVGEATRGRLPSAIDRWNAESGGRFV